TTCATTGCATCACAGCAAAAACCACTTTTACGAACATTCTCCATATGATAACATCGCGGGCAGAGCCAATCGGTATCGATCAGACAAAACTTGTGGTGCATCAACCGGGCATCATCCATCCGATTGAAACGCACCGGAATTCCTTCTCGGACCAGTTTGATCATCTGTGAACCCGAACTGTACGCCATCGTGGAACATCCGACAACACGTATACGAACGCCTCGTTTCGCAGCCCGCAGGACGGCATCTGCAATGCTATCGACGGTTATAATGTACATACATAGATTGATCGACATCCGGGCCCTGTCCAGAAAGCCCACTATTCGGTTTACGTGCTCCTTTATGAAGTCATCCATGGATGTTCCGGTCGCATACCCTTCGATGCTTCGTTCATTCGCAAAATACACTTCGGTCAATTCTCGACCCACTCGTCGTCGTGCCTCACGTCTCTCATGGTAGGCTCGCAAGCTATGATACATTTCGTAGATCAATTCCGTTCCTACACCAATTCCGAGCACAACAGCGGATACGCGAATCCATCGTGGAAGGGCTAAGATCATATCCttcatttcttttttcttgttAGCGTATCGGTCGCTAGAAAACTATTACGCGATTTGTAACCAGCCAGTCTGTATTCACTTAACTCACACCGAACTTTACGTACTTTACGTAAACGGAAAATTTCGtgacaaaataatgaaaacgcGAAAAAATGATTTCTCGATCAGTAAACGGCTTAACAAACTTGACAAAGTGCcatccaagacgggtctatggtaccaaggcgcctagaagtatatactaaggtgggccaacttgctaaaaccactcttcagccatcttggaagtctactgtgttttgtttgtaaacaaaacacaatacgctattgccgaagctcgctggtgatcagtctgtctctttcacgctacaaggaaataattccccttctactttcttccgtgctgttttcatataccgctcccctaacccacttagtgacgaaacggcctcacctagtaccatagacccgtcttgtatttgcttgtagcgtgaaagagacagactgatcacgagcgaccttcggcaatagcgtattgtgttttgtttacaaacaaaacacagtagacttccaagatggctgaagagtggttttagcaagttggcccacttTAGTAtataccaagacgggtctatggtactaggtgaggccgtttcgtcactaagttggttaggggagcggtatataaaCAGTACGGAAagaagcagaaggggaattatttccttgaagcgtgaaagagacagactgatcacgagcgagcttgggtacaagcgtattgtgttttgtttacaaacaaaacacagtagacttccaagatggctgaagagtggttttagcaagttggcccaccttaggatatacttctacgcgccttggtatatacttctaggcgccttgggtgCCATCATATTAatgcactgagagaaataattaataacgattttgacgtaggactacgtctttcttttctataccggggtatagaatcaaaatttcgaaaaagaaagcgttacgccggaga
The Toxorhynchites rutilus septentrionalis strain SRP chromosome 2, ASM2978413v1, whole genome shotgun sequence genome window above contains:
- the LOC129769379 gene encoding uncharacterized protein LOC129769379, encoding MKDMILALPRWIRVSAVVLGIGVGTELIYEMYHSLRAYHERREARRRVGRELTEVYFANERSIEGYATGTSMDDFIKEHVNRIVGFLDRARMSINLCMYIITVDSIADAVLRAAKRGVRIRVVGCSTMAYSSGSQMIKLVREGIPVRFNRMDDARLMHHKFCLIDTDWLCPRCYHMENVRKSGFCCDAMNDGTIIDNNANECGKNVDRMKTGRRARCELVDDGSQNGCSRCNLQQKRKIEKCQIQEMGTEPLPLGGMIISGSTNWTMQALSGNWDNMIITSKADIVLPFQLEFQRLWKEFANLPPVISANSERSVNEQ